The nucleotide window tatatatttgtttacatttaacaTCAcatattttacaacattttcaatTATAGGGTGCATGCATATTTACcaactaatttaattaatttatttcttttttaaactatgtactattataattttcttttaagtttttGGCGGTTAATGGTTTGGTATTTTATAATTCAAAACACTGCTGGTTTACTGCTTTTAAATATCAACTCTAAAtcgtttttgtttagaaaataatttagaattacAATGAATAGAACttgtgtaaaaacaataacaaagaaATATCTAAAACATGTATGTATACGTTTTTTCCAATGTTTATCTGTTCCAACAGTTCTTGTAGTTTCATACTTTGCAAATgaaaagagagagagaaagaaatattttttttaaatcttattttAAAGCATGCTTTCTTTTAacctaaatttaatttgaattattttttttttaaattaaaagttaaacaaTTGTTTGATGAAATGTTGTATGATGgtgtaaaatgttgtttatgtgGCAGAACaatgtgtaattttatttttatttcttaaatattaaaattgttttagcaTGATGGATGTACTTTGGAGTTttgttttaacaataattttgaaattttttaataatactttttacattgaaaaattcaattttggtaaaaaaaaaatattgtatctCCTCATATGTATGAACAAGTCAAGGGTCGGTTATGGAGAAAaacatgttaaatatttttatggaaaaaatattttgtcgaaaattaaaaaaaaaaattgtgatgaaaaattatttttaaggttttagaagcCCTGGACAAAAAAGTTACCTTTTTCTTCTACCAATCTTCCCCAGTGCCTaactctatatatttttttattaaaaaagtgcctaactctaaatataaatgtgttggtgtatttttatttttcaccagaTACCCAGAATTCTATTAAATATtaggtgtataacttaaaaatgagggattcacgacgcggtttttgtttttaatggttctcacttatttattgaagattatagtgtaaaaaataaagtttttttttgcttcgaaaatatcgaattttgtaccaacaaagcgtcatattgctttacttctttaatggtgaatgtgttccatcgatttcaacgtgcgagattgacacggaagacaaagatcgcctaggccagccaaaaaggTTTGAAGAATTGGAGGCTTtacaccatgaagattgttgtcaaatgaTTGTTGTCAAcatgagcttgcaaaatcattgggagctactcaagcagaaatttcaaaacgagcagcaggattcatccaaaagaagAGCAATTGGGTACCATGCGAATTAAAAtggagagaccttgaaagactatTATGCATGTACGATATGATgcttgaagaccaagaattgaaggcattacaccctgaagattgttgtcaaactcaaaaagaaacttgcaaaatcattgggagttactcaagcagaaatttcaaaacgtttgcgagctaGCTGGATTCACCCAAAATCAAGgtaattgggtaccatatgaattgaaaaagagagatcttgaaatacgattttgcatgtacgatatgatgcttgaacgctataaaagaaaatcatttttgcaccgaagcTTGACCAACCTCCCGAATcgaaaccaaagccaaatatccattgaCCGTAAAACGCCTAGAATATTCGGTCAGACATAGAACCGTAATATTTTATCATGTCAACAAAAGAAGTGGTTGGTAAGTTTTGTTtcacccgaagcgtaagagatcgtatgtgatgcCCAGCCAACCcgtccgactattatttgtttagGCAGTTTTCGGGTTTCCCGTCGTCTTAAATACAATGCTTACAAAATGCCGCTAACTGCCTACAGATGTCATTGAAACACCATATTCATGAAAAGTTAAAGCATCGATCGTACAGTTATGTTAGTATTACTGGATCACATTGACAGCTGCTATCTTAGACTCTTCTTCTCAAGAAACTTTGGTTTTTCAATTCCAAACTACACGAGATTAGTGTAAGTTTTCCCCCTTGATACGATGAGTCTCTCCGTTTAATCGAGTTAGCGAAGGTGTTTATGACCAGGAATTTGAGATAATGATGTCATTAAGATTCCAAATGGGTGTTGTACGATCTTCTTGGACTGCAACGCTCACAACTCAGAAACAAATTGAGAAGTGGCGCAGGTGTCTACATCCTTTTCAGCCAACTCTATGATGTCATCGGAGAAACCACCTCAACTTCCACATAACAGTGTTGGACTACTATCGAGGCATGCAAGATAAGATCATCGTCAGTATATAAATCACATACGTGGATATTGGAAAAAATTGGTTTGAGTAACATGCTCAACAATGCCTAGTGATTTCGAATAGACCGTGTCGTCCCTAATATATGCTCAGCCTGCTTTGAAGGTCCTCATGATACCTTTCATATCTTCGACTGCTTGGAGTTACATTTAGAGCATGACCTCTACGATGCAGGATCCTAAccgaaattatttttgtaacagGACTGCTGTCGTCGAAAAAACTTCCGTTTGATATAGCTGTCGCTGAGTTGACAATAATTGACCGAGTGAGACTCGAGTCGTTCCGGAgcgaaaatccaatttttgtggAAATGTACTAGAAAGAGGTCATCAGGAATGGTTACACGATATCCATAAAACTGTGATTACATCAAAATGTAGGGAGTACTAATACGGCGAGGACAAGGTGGCGTATATATGTACTAACTTATTCGGTGGCATGCCTTACACATAACACATCGATCCGTTCCGTTAAGGAAACAGTGCGTTACAGTCGGCAAATCTAGTCTTGCCTTGAAGGTCATGGAATTAGAACATTCATTCCATTGGAATAAACACCTTTCGGTTGACAATTTTTGGCCGAATGAGACTCGGATCTTTACGATGCGTAGATATAATTGTCGTGGAAATGTCTATAGAATTATAACCAGCTCCATCTAGTTATACGTTAGAGACACAGCTTGAACCGTGTTCCGTGGTACCacaaaaatatgttgaatttgaaacatttttttggtgaaaaaaaaattcgactttaaaaattttcggtCAAAATTCCTTCAGTGTATatcccgattttaaatagcttataaatatactttaaacttttttaaagtttttaacgaaacaacttttgaaatagtatgtacttaaaataatatagttttctttaatggagaaaattttaaagaaacacgaaacatattaataaacaaaaactagTTAACGAATTTactaaaacacacaaaaaagaCAAAACATCAAAGTACATAATCACGCTTCACAAAATCATGTCCCccattaaacaataaaattaatttacaataaacgaaggaaaataataaaaaaaaataataaaattttcaaaaacatacaGTGTGATGACctaaaatgtgtaaaatgtgAACTTTTTACAACAAACAATTATAGAACAAAAAACATAACTAAACATGaactaaattacaaaataataaaataaaaaaaatgatctTCACAACTCACCATTTTAATTTTCATCTTCTCCAATTTACCCTCCAGTTCCAAACGATTCTCCTTAATGCGCTCCTCGCTCGATTGGTTGGCATCTAGGGCACGCTGTTTGGACTCCTGGTATTTGGTGTGTAAAATTTGATTATCCAAACGTAATTGTGAAATGATTTGTGTTTCTTTGATACGTATCTCTTCGGCCAGCGAAAGTTTTGTGCGTAAATCATCCAATTCGGATAAATTGGATGCAGTGTTTTGGTGCAAAAGGGAGGCATGTGATGCCGAGTTTTCTCTGAGTATGTCAATTTCCTTTTGCAAATCAACAACATCTTTAGATTTGGCAGCCAATTCTTCTTCCAGATGGGCTATTTTCTGCTCTAGAGATTTGATTAGATTCTTGCGTTCATATACCAATTTGGTATTTTGCGATTCAAATTGATTGAGTTTTTGTATGGAGGTTTCATGTTGCAGTTCAATTTGGGATTTTTCTTGACGCATGATAAGCATATCGGCACGTATTTGTTCGATTTCTGAGGCAAATCTTTCACATTTCTGTGAGGTTATTTGTAGAGACAGCGAAGCTTTAGAAAGTTGATCGTTGAGTGCGGTATTTTCTTCTTTTAGGGAGGATAGTTCTATTTTAAGTTTATCTTGTAATTCTTGGTATTTCTGGTTTGATTCTTGGGCCTCCAATAATTGCTGATTCAATAACTCTAGTTGTTGCGATTGTTCTTGATTATGTTCCACCTTGGCTTCTTGCAGCTGGGAATTAAGAGCTCCTATTTCcaaattcagtttgacattgGCATTCTCAGCATTATTGAGCGAATTGGTTAGTTTTCGTATTTTTTCCTCATTCAAATCACGtagtttttccaatttatttaattttgttttgccaTCTATTTCAGAGGCTTctagtttttgtttgatttgcTGTAGGCTGGTATTAAGGTGTTCTAGATTTTGTACTTTGGCAGCCAGTTGTTCGTGACCTCTTTCAGCTCTTGACAAGCGCTCTTTAAGAGATTTGGCCTCGGCTTGCAGTAGATCTTTTTCCTTTTGCAAAGCTTCTACTGTGGTGGCATGAGCTTCCAATGTCCGGCTTAGTTTTTCATTGTCTCTCTCAAGTTTAACACTTTTAGCCTGGGAGTCTCCCAGTTTTAAAGCCATTTTCTCTATACGTTTAGTGGAGATTTCTTGAGTGTCTCgcagttttttattttctgcCTGCAATTTTTGCGAGCTGGTTTCACTTTTATCCAAATGAACCTTTAGAGATTTCAGTTCATTTTCGGCGCTCAAAAGTTTTCTTTCAAAATCTTGAGATCTTTCCATAATCGTTTTCATTTTGGTTTCGGAAGAGCTTTGATTTTTACCCGTTTCCTCTAGTTGTTTGCGCAGCAAAAGATTTTCTTCTAGAGCGGCTTCTTTTTCCAGACGTATAGAGGAAATTTGTTGTATGAGCTGGGTAACATTATCATTGGATCTTTGTAGGGTGAGTTTGTTTTCATGGACTTCATCTCTGAGATGTTGTTTATCTACTTTCAATGAATCGATTTCTTGTGTTAAACGGCTGTAGTCTTCTTGCTGGGTTTGTTGCTGAGACTTGATGAATTCCAAATCACGTTTGAGCTGCTGTAGTTCGGATTGCAACTGCTCACATTTCGTTTCAGCATTAAGTTTATTGGTTAACATTTCATCTAACTTGTTGGAGGTCATATTGAGCTGTTGTTCTAGGTCTTTGTTTTGCTGCAAAAGTTCCGAATTGGTATTTTTAAGAGATAAAAGCTCCTTGTTCTTTGTGCCAGCATCCATTTCCAGAGATTCATTGGCGGTTTgcatttgtttaagtttttcttgCACCTTCTTGTGTTCGGCCAAATGATTTTGTTGAGTCTGCTGATAATGCGCGagtttttgctgatttttattggctttttcttttaattcgtTATGTTCTTTCTCCAGGTTTTGTAATTTCGATACCTTGTCTTTGAGTTGCAGTTCCAAGTGTTTAGATTTCTCCAGTAACTTTTCAGAAAGCTGTGACTTTTCTTTGAGTGTTTGCTGCAGCTTTTTGTCTTCTTGCTGCAGTTTTTCTAACAGCAAAGATTTACAGCGCACTTCTTCTTTAAGTTTAAGAGAGTCTTCTTCTAAGGCCTCATTTTTAAGTTTGGAGTCTTTGAATTCTTGCTCCATATTGCCCAAGGTAACTTGCATCTTAACATTTTCATTGGCCAAACGTTCATTGACCATTTCCAGATTTAAAAGATCCCCCTCTAAACGTTTGACCTCATGGAAAACTCGTTTCTCCATAATTAGCTCTTCGTTTTCTAGTTGATCTTTTAATTCCTTGAGAGTTTTATCTTGTTGACTTAATTTTGTTAGCAAATCATTGTTGCTGTCTCTCAAAGTGGTCACAGCAACATTGGCCTCTTCTTTTTGTTGAGAAACCTCTTTGAGTTGCTCATTTAATTGCTGTTGTTTAGCTAAGATAATATTTAAATGCTTTCTTaacttttgtatgttattttcTTCGCTCTCTGCCTGGTTGAAATTGAACACATTCTGGTCATCATTTTGCAGCAATTCTTGactcaaattgaaattattttccataatGGCCACTATTTCCATTATAGCTATATCCATGGCTTGCAAGTGATCAGATTTTTGGGacaatatttctaattttaatttgagtttttgttCAAAATCTTCTTTCTCTTGCTGTTGCTCATTGAGTGCTAAACTTAGTTCTCCCTCACGTTCTACCAAATCTCCTTGCAGTTTAGTATTTTGCAAAGTCACAATATCAAACTGTTCTTTGAGTTCTCGCAACTTTTGTTCTAGATTAGCCGCCTGTTGCTGCTTTTGTTCATTCGACAATTTCAATTGATCTGTGGACTTTTCTAAGGAGTTGAGTAACATGAGTTTATCTTGCTgttctttcaaaatttgttcAGCCTTCTCTTCGGCTTCCTTGGCCAGACGTTCTTTATCTTTGGCCAGTTGTTCCAATTGCTCTTGCACGTTAATCACTAACTCGTTTTGTTCATCCAGCTGTTGTTTTAACTGTTCCAGTTGTTCTTCATAACAGGATTGTTGTTTCAATGACAGTTCCATTTCCTTAAGGGCCTTTTCCTTTTCTATGAGATTGGTTTTCAACAATTCTACTTCGCTCTTGGCTGTATCCTGCTCTTTGGTTAATTCCATAAATTCCGCTAAAGCTTTGTCGGCTTCCAACAGCCTTAAAGCATTTTGTGTGACTTCCTGTTTAAAGGTTTCTATATCATGTCTTAGTTTATCATTTTCCTGCGAACATGCGACCACTTtgatttcaaattgtttaagaCGTTCACAGTTTTGTTTAAGATTTTGATTTTCTGTTTGAAGTTTAAGCAGTTCTTGATGTGCCTCATTTAGTTTCTTTTTGGCCTCATTATGTTCTGCTGCTGTTAATATTAATTCCATTTCTTTGTTGTTATGATGCTCCTTTTCCAATTTCAATTCAACGCCAATGCGTTCCATAGAGGCCTCATATTCGGCTGAAGCTTCTCTCAAGCATTCTTGCAGTTCTTGATCTTTTTCTTGCAAATCTTGTTGACATTTTTCTAAGACAGTTTGTTTTTCTTGCTGTAATTgtgcaattttattttcactATCTAAATTGTCTGCTTTTAGCTTTAAGATATCTTCTTGAGCCTTTGCTAATGTTTCAGATTTTTCTTGTAAATCTTGGCTAAGTTCCTGTATTTTGGTACAGGCCTCTGCATGAGTTTCTTGTAGACTAAGTACTTTACGCTGCAATTCTTGTTCACTTTCTAAATCTTCTGCTTTTAGCTTCAAGAGATCTTCCTGGGCTTTTGCTAAAGTTTCGCATTTTTCTTGTAAGTCCCGGCTAAGTTCttgcatttttgtagaattttctGTATGAATTTCTTGTAGGCTAAGTACTTTACCCTGCAATTCCTCATTATTCTTTAACATCTCCTTTACTTGACTTTCCATTTCGTTTATATTCTCGAAAATGTCTTGTTTTACTGCACTATCGTTGAAAAGTTTTACCAAAGCTGCCAGTTTATTTTCCAAATCTTCTAGTTTTTGCTGCTTTAAATCACACTCATGCTGTTTGGAGTCCCTTAACAATTCCGTCTTAATTAGCTGATCTTTAAGTTTTCTTGTTTGTTCATCTAGTTCTGTTTGTGTGGTATTGCTTGTTAACTTTTCTTGCCTTTGCTCTTCCATTAATCTATTGATGTTTTGTTCTAAAGTTTCATTTTTATGTCCAAACTCTGAGATTTCTTTACCCAATAAAGTCAATTGATTTTCCTTTTCTTTCAACTCATTTCTCATGTCATTTAAATGGTTATTATTCTGTCTGGCTTCCTTTTTAAGTTGCTCATTTTCTACCAGCATTTGTTCGTAATTACATTTAATGGTTTGTTCAGTTTGTTTGTAAGTTTCAATATCCTCAATTTGTTTGCACATTTTTTCGCTCAAATGTCTAAGCTCTTCCTCCCATTGACGAGTCTTCTCAGAGAATTCTTTTTGCACTTCCTGCAATTGTGTTTGCAAACTTTGTTCGTTTTCATTGTGCTGTGTAATATTTGCTAATAATTCCTTACACTCCGTTTGTTGTAATTCTAATTGGGTTTTTAGTTCAACTATATTTTCGCTTAAATTCTCTTTATCTTGTTGTAATGATTGTACCTCTTTATACAATTTATCCTTTTGATTTTCAACCTGCTTTAAATGGTTTTGAGATTCTTCTAGCTTGATATCTACTTGTTCTTTTGATTTTTCCAGTTCTTGATGCGATTTCTCTTTAGCTacaagtttttctttaatatcaTTAACTTCTTCCCTTAATTCGCTCAGCTGTTTAGCTAAATCCTCATTTTCTACTTGCAGATTATTAGACTCCTGTTCcaattgtttgattttgtttttttcagtcTTGTGGAATTTATCAATTTTCTCCATACaactattgaaaatattaaattgttcttCGCAACTTATGACCGCCTCTGCAGAACTCTCTTCGCCTGACTCTATCAATTCCTCTTCATTTTCTGCTTCAGAATCTTCTGAGTTAGCGGGTGATGAAGCATCTAAGGGTAAATCAAATTCTTGTGTCAATTTTGTCAAATGTTTAGCCAAACGTTTGTGTTCGCGTTTAACATTATGCAATTCTTCTTTGAGCAGTTGATTTTCATGTTCTTTTTCTCTCAACTGAACATCCACCACCGAGGCCCCCAGATTTTCAGGACTATTAAGGCTATTTGAACCATTTGTGTTGTTGCTATTGCGCAGAAATGAACTATCCATACAATCTACGGAGGCATTAAGATCATTATGTTCTCCGGTGGAAGAACGTGTATCCGATATGAATTGTTCCAATTCCATTTTGCTGTCGGTGAGATATTTAATGTGGTCATCCTTTTTCTGCAAgtaaattcgttaaaaaaatatgttttataattaTTGTGAGTTGTTGCAAGTCCTCTACTTACATCTAGTTCGTCCTTCAATTCATCAACTTTGAAATCTAATTCCTTGATGCGattcatgcatataacaatttgtttttctgcataatttagtttttcttccaCCAAGGACTTTTCTTCGCGCAGAGTCCTTACAATGTCCGATAATTTAATTATCTCCTGTTCTTTTTTGGACAATTCTTTGAGTATGCGTTTCTGAATCTGTAAAAAgagattaaaaattaaaaaaaatactttttattgattttttccaAAGATATTCTAAGgaatttttttctgatttaaatttttttccaaaaaagtattttgtcaatacgaaattttgaaaaatatccatTCGAAAAATccattcattttgaaaaatttgtttaattttcccaaaaagtacttttttgaaaaagtaatattttccaaataaaatttttttcaaaatttttttttttgtttaattcgtACAATTTGTGTTaagctttatttatatttataatttatatttttattaattaaattcattaattaaattttttgtaaaaaatttttattaagtagaaatttataaccgattatggccaataagctaggttgttgaaaataataattaaataaaataaataaataaatgtactttgcaaaggtattttttgaaattaaaaaaaagtttttatttaaaaaattcaatactaatttttgaaaaaatgtagcCTTTCATACCAGtacttttcccaaaaaatactttttttaaaaaagtccttTTCAAAACGATTTTTTGATTGTTCTTAATTAATACTGAGAAAAacccaattgaaattgagaaatcataattaatattgagaaaatacaaattgaagaaaatcagGTAACAATTGCCTCCATTTCACCGGTTTTGTCGACTATTTTGGTGAATgagacaaaaaaataatataaaaacaagtaagaaagtatggtcggtcaagcccgacccgaattatggaccgatcgtaacaaaatttagtgacatgaattttgtatatataaaacttatttggagcgcaatttgtggagacaaattaaacatttatgaccgataaagtccaatttcggaaggacatttgtgtgggggctaggtgaaataatggaccgatttcagccagtttcaataggcttggtccttttgccgaaaaaataatatataccaaatttgatcaaaatatcttcaaaattgcgacctgtactctgcgcacaaggtttacatggacagccagccagcccaccagacggacggacatcgtttaatcgactcagaaagtgattctaagtcgatcggtatactttaaggtgcgTGTTAGACTAATgttttacaaacatctgcacaaacgcataataccctccccactatggtggtgtagggtataataaaaaacaaaacatgaatttgaaGACGACTCATGCAACTGTTATGAAGTACCAAGTAAATAGCATTGGCTAAGGTATAATAACTCACTAGTACTGTCAATAGTAAGTCAGTGCAGTTTCACTCTTGACATTTCCTGCAGGGccaattgaaattgagtaattgaaattaaaattgagataatacaaattgaaattacgGAATGGAAACCAATATTCAAATAATGGAAATAGAAGTTCAGAAAATACAACTAGATGTTagagaaaatttatattgagaaataataaatttctattaggtttcattaaattcaaacTCGTAGCCATAGTATAattacatagaacggaaggagagagaaatgccgatgaaaacaaataagagagctatattcggctgtggcgTATCTTATAtcctcaccaaattatactttaaaatac belongs to Calliphora vicina chromosome 4, idCalVici1.1, whole genome shotgun sequence and includes:
- the mud gene encoding putative leucine-rich repeat-containing protein DDB_G0290503 isoform X1; this encodes MDMRSWKKVLLQWITECGFMDRNYFNIEQSDIDVFYQNFSLQHQKTATDKYKRLGIFLKEFYPSFEINFDDENCVSSAEYIYVYSLLLHFCCVKHPETLFHEICQRLPDYAQQCIASFFKELLDTEPLTKEALRHAIAEVANSQCSPPRLNDSFSSSITSVSVGGLSSASFPRCESPLKTPKRSAGPQRVSPSTPKSFLLEERTRELYNLRALLETERYEKGLLEVQIKQNEDKIQKLNHDHKRLLQQIQDLKNDILVKTTDGSTNRDGEENQIQKRILKELSKKEQEIIKLSDIVRTLREEKSLVEEKLNYAEKQIVICMNRIKELDFKVDELKDELDKKDDHIKYLTDSKMELEQFISDTRSSTGEHNDLNASVDCMDSSFLRNSNNTNGSNSLNSPENLGASVVDVQLREKEHENQLLKEELHNVKREHKRLAKHLTKLTQEFDLPLDASSPANSEDSEAENEEELIESGEESSAEAVISCEEQFNIFNSCMEKIDKFHKTEKNKIKQLEQESNNLQVENEDLAKQLSELREEVNDIKEKLVAKEKSHQELEKSKEQVDIKLEESQNHLKQVENQKDKLYKEVQSLQQDKENLSENIVELKTQLELQQTECKELLANITQHNENEQSLQTQLQEVQKEFSEKTRQWEEELRHLSEKMCKQIEDIETYKQTEQTIKCNYEQMLVENEQLKKEARQNNNHLNDMRNELKEKENQLTLLGKEISEFGHKNETLEQNINRLMEEQRQEKLTSNTTQTELDEQTRKLKDQLIKTELLRDSKQHECDLKQQKLEDLENKLAALVKLFNDSAVKQDIFENINEMESQVKEMLKNNEELQGKVLSLQEIHTENSTKMQELSRDLQEKCETLAKAQEDLLKLKAEDLESEQELQRKVLSLQETHAEACTKIQELSQDLQEKSETLAKAQEDILKLKADNLDSENKIAQLQQEKQTVLEKCQQDLQEKDQELQECLREASAEYEASMERIGVELKLEKEHHNNKEMELILTAAEHNEAKKKLNEAHQELLKLQTENQNLKQNCERLKQFEIKVVACSQENDKLRHDIETFKQEVTQNALRLLEADKALAEFMELTKEQDTAKSEVELLKTNLIEKEKALKEMELSLKQQSCYEEQLEQLKQQLDEQNELVINVQEQLEQLAKDKERLAKEAEEKAEQILKEQQDKLMLLNSLEKSTDQLKLSNEQKQQQAANLEQKLRELKEQFDIVTLQNTKLQGDLVEREGELSLALNEQQQEKEDFEQKLKLKLEILSQKSDHLQAMDIAIMEIVAIMENNFNLSQELLQNDDQNVFNFNQAESEENNIQKLRKHLNIILAKQQQLNEQLKEVSQQKEEANVAVTTLRDSNNDLLTKLSQQDKTLKELKDQLENEELIMEKRVFHEVKRLEGDLLNLEMVNERLANENVKMQVTLGNMEQEFKDSKLKNEALEEDSLKLKEEVRCKSLLLEKLQQEDKKLQQTLKEKSQLSEKLLEKSKHLELQLKDKVSKLQNLEKEHNELKEKANKNQQKLAHYQQTQQNHLAEHKKVQEKLKQMQTANESLEMDAGTKNKELLSLKNTNSELLQQNKDLEQQLNMTSNKLDEMLTNKLNAETKCEQLQSELQQLKRDLEFIKSQQQTQQEDYSRLTQEIDSLKVDKQHLRDEVHENKLTLQRSNDNVTQLIQQISSIRLEKEAALEENLLLRKQLEETGKNQSSSETKMKTIMERSQDFERKLLSAENELKSLKVHLDKSETSSQKLQAENKKLRDTQEISTKRIEKMALKLGDSQAKSVKLERDNEKLSRTLEAHATTVEALQKEKDLLQAEAKSLKERLSRAERGHEQLAAKVQNLEHLNTSLQQIKQKLEASEIDGKTKLNKLEKLRDLNEEKIRKLTNSLNNAENANVKLNLEIGALNSQLQEAKVEHNQEQSQQLELLNQQLLEAQESNQKYQELQDKLKIELSSLKEENTALNDQLSKASLSLQITSQKCERFASEIEQIRADMLIMRQEKSQIELQHETSIQKLNQFESQNTKLVYERKNLIKSLEQKIAHLEEELAAKSKDVVDLQKEIDILRENSASHASLLHQNTASNLSELDDLRTKLSLAEEIRIKETQIISQLRLDNQILHTKYQESKQRALDANQSSEERIKENRLELEGKLEKMKIKMKTLYTEEITKMKIKQEREMAIVKSEMEVLKAQNSKYEEHTRKLSNQIVRLNDNILQHQKENTILSTKLKHIMDQLHDSERNKRPTSIHVSTISSSTAPAAGNNIGTNLAMEDEEGEVFNNTYLTDLKNGRMSELMSRDVCVEELKYRNSLLPPHLRSTYAAQFDHEFPEDDLKDGPHSLDDSMSALLSTTAGGTRKKCTGVTHYKRPGPPTPSKNGGRLSFGGLSEPGREILKESYDSNPGSAVSSSKTPARFNFFASRFSMGATARDENTPPNRRRLSSMFKRK
- the mud gene encoding putative leucine-rich repeat-containing protein DDB_G0290503 isoform X2; protein product: MDMRSWKKVLLQWITECGFMDRNYFNIEQSDIDVFYQNFSLQHQKTATDKYKRLGIFLKEFYPSFEINFDDENCVSSAEYIYVYSLLLHFCCVKHPETLFHEICQRLPDYAQQCIASFFKELLDTEPLTKEALRHAIAEVANSQCSPPRLNDSFSSSITSVSVGGLSSASFPRCESPLKTPKRSAGPQRVSPSTPKSFLLEERTRELYNLRALLETERYEKGLLEVQIKQNEDKIQKLNHDHKRLLQQIQDLKNDILVKTTDGSTNRDGEENQIQKRILKELSKKEQEIIKLSDIVRTLREEKSLVEEKLNYAEKQIVICMNRIKELDFKVDELKDELDKKDDHIKYLTDSKMELEQFISDTRSSTGEHNDLNASVDCMDSSFLRNSNNTNGSNSLNSPENLGASVVDVQLREKEHENQLLKEELHNVKREHKRLAKHLTKLTQEFDLPLDASSPANSEDSEAENEEELIESGEESSAEAVISCEEQFNIFNSCMEKIDKFHKTEKNKIKQLEQESNNLQVENEDLAKQLSELREEVNDIKEKLVAKEKSHQELEKSKEQVDIKLEESQNHLKQVENQKDKLYKEVQSLQQDKENLSENIVELKTQLELQQTECKELLANITQHNENEQSLQTQLQEVQKEFSEKTRQWEEELRHLSEKMCKQIEDIETYKQTEQTIKCNYEQMLVENEQLKKEARQNNNHLNDMRNELKEKENQLTLLGKEISEFGHKNETLEQNINRLMEEQRQEKLTSNTTQTELDEQTRKLKDQLIKTELLRDSKQHECDLKQQKLEDLENKLAALVKLFNDSAVKQDIFENINEMESQVKEMLKNNEELQGKVLSLQEIHTENSTKMQELSRDLQEKCETLAKAQEDLLKLKAEDLESEQELQRKVLSLQETHAEACTKIQELSQDLQEKSETLAKAQEDILKLKADNLDSENKIAQLQQEKQTVLEKCQQDLQEKDQELQECLREASAEYEASMERIGVELKLEKEHHNNKEMELILTAAEHNEAKKKLNEAHQELLKLQTENQNLKQNCERLKQFEIKVVACSQENDKLRHDIETFKQEVTQNALRLLEADKALAEFMELTKEQDTAKSEVELLKTNLIEKEKALKEMELSLKQQSCYEEQLEQLKQQLDEQNELVINVQEQLEQLAKDKERLAKEAEEKAEQILKEQQDKLMLLNSLEKSTDQLKLSNEQKQQQAANLEQKLRELKEQFDIVTLQNTKLQGDLVEREGELSLALNEQQQEKEDFEQKLKLKLEILSQKSDHLQAMDIAIMEIVAIMENNFNLSQELLQNDDQNVFNFNQAESEENNIQKLRKHLNIILAKQQQLNEQLKEVSQQKEEANVAVTTLRDSNNDLLTKLSQQDKTLKELKDQLENEELIMEKRVFHEVKRLEGDLLNLEMVNERLANENVKMQVTLGNMEQEFKDSKLKNEALEEDSLKLKEEVRCKSLLLEKLQQEDKKLQQTLKEKSQLSEKLLEKSKHLELQLKDKVSKLQNLEKEHNELKEKANKNQQKLAHYQQTQQNHLAEHKKVQEKLKQMQTANESLEMDAGTKNKELLSLKNTNSELLQQNKDLEQQLNMTSNKLDEMLTNKLNAETKCEQLQSELQQLKRDLEFIKSQQQTQQEDYSRLTQEIDSLKVDKQHLRDEVHENKLTLQRSNDNVTQLIQQISSIRLEKEAALEENLLLRKQLEETGKNQSSSETKMKTIMERSQDFERKLLSAENELKSLKVHLDKSETSSQKLQAENKKLRDTQEISTKRIEKMALKLGDSQAKSVKLERDNEKLSRTLEAHATTVEALQKEKDLLQAEAKSLKERLSRAERGHEQLAAKVQNLEHLNTSLQQIKQKLEASEIDGKTKLNKLEKLRDLNEEKIRKLTNSLNNAENANVKLNLEIGALNSQLQEAKVEHNQEQSQQLELLNQQLLEAQESNQKYQELQDKLKIELSSLKEENTALNDQLSKASLSLQITSQKCERFASEIEQIRADMLIMRQEKSQIELQHETSIQKLNQFESQNTKLVYERKNLIKSLEQKIAHLEEELAAKSKDVVDLQKEIDILRENSASHASLLHQNTASNLSELDDLRTKLSLAEEIRIKETQIISQLRLDNQILHTKYQESKQRALDANQSSEERIKENRLELEGKLEKMKIKMYETTRTVGTDKHWKKRIHTCFRYFFVIVFTQVLFIVILNYFLNKNDLELIFKSSKPAVF